TACGTACCGATAGTCGCGAACTCACTCGGTCAATCACATGCGAAGTGCTGAGCGAAACATTCCCGGACAAGAAGTTGAAAGAATATCATAGCCCTTCACCGGAAAAAACTCAGACGGACTTGTTCATCCATTCGGCACCGAAGAACGGTGAGACTGACATTGTGCTTCAGTGAGTGCTTTCGCCGTTGTGCGTGAAACTGTCATGTTCTTTCGCTGTTGTTTGCACAACACAACAAAAAAGCCGAATCGAAATTGATGCGACGCTGTGTTGCAATCAACTCTTGTCGATTTTCAAAGGTCGGGAGGGATCGAATGACCGGCAGGTTGAGGGCACGCCGGATGTTGCGTATCTCGTTGATATCGAAAGTGCCCCATTCCGGGAATGGACCGATGACGAAGCCGTGTGTGACCTGCAACCAAAAAACCGAGCCATTGGCCAAATACCGCACTGCGAAGTCAATACGCTTCGGGAAGCCAGATGGATAGATCCAAGAAATCGTGGCGGGGCCGTTATTCCTTGGTGATTACCCGAACCTTTCGGATTCTCTCCGATTTTCCAAGTCGGCACATTTCCGTGCCGCTGCGTAGCTGCGACCGAGCGCGCATACTCAGTTCAGAGAAATCATGTTGAAGCCGGAGGGGAGATTGCCGAACAATGCTGAATCGATAGGATTCGAAGTTGAGATCACTGCGTTGAAAAGCGATTCGATGTATGAAGAGAGCAACTCCAAGGAACGCCTGGAGTCGGCGGCTGTGTCGTAAATGTACCGCCGGGCTCGCATCACCCAGCGGAGCAAGCCTCGGAGCAATGGTTCGAACAGATTGACATCATGCGGAGAAGCACTGCGGATCTGCAAGCCCAGAGGGAGCGAATGAGCGTTGGTGAACAGCAGACCTTCGAGCCATTTTCTCTCGTGGATCTACCGTCATTCAGTCCCCGTTTCGTTCAGGACAGAAGGTGGTGTCCCGCAAGAGCGTTGTGGTGTCGAACGTTGCAATACCACAATCATCGGATGGTGGAATTTAGCCCACGGGTAATACGAGAAGTCGATCGCGGAATAAAAAGATATCTATACGCTTGAATGGTGGTTGGTTGTGCAGTACACTCTTCGTAGGGAAGTCACTACCACCATTTCTAAAGGAACAAGATCATGGCTCACAAAAGCTCTCCTGGGGATGGAACGCACGGGACTGGATCGAAAGGATGCGGTGGCAATCTTGTTTTCGGCACGGAGGCTGAACAGGCTTTGTTGAAGGCGCAAGGGCGAGTGGGGAGCAGTGGCGAGAAGCTCTCGTCACAGGTTGCTTCGATTGCGCACAACGCTCGCTCGGTTGAGAATGCATTGGGTGAAGCAGAGCAGCAGCGATCCACCTAAGTAAAAGAGCGTAAGATGGGGCCATCTGAGGCTATCCACGTTTCGCCATTTGCGGCGCCGTTGTTTGAGAATGCGGAAGGGACGAGATCTTATAATCCTTTAGATCTCATCCCTTCTCCGCCTCAGTTCTCTCTTCGCAGGTTGGCACTGTATTTTTCTGCTCCGTCGTTGGAAGGCGAATTCGCCCCTGAGTGCCCTTGGGTAGGCGTCAAAAGATTGCGACCCGAGCCTCGTGCTTCCGGTGTCGCGACCCTCTCGAGTGAGCTCTTCGACCGGTTTAGATCCAGTGTGCGCGAATGCCTTGTCGATAAAGAGCGCGTGCTCGTCTCTTTTTCTGGGGGACTCGATTCGCTCGCTGCCTTGTATCATGCTGATCTAGAGTGTTCAGATCGCGAACTGCTCGTTGCTGTCACGTGTCTAGATGACGACGTCGGTGGAAATTCGGCACGCACTGCAGCGAGATTGCTCGATGCAATGAACATAGCTCGGCCGTTGAAGGTTTTATCTGGGTGTCCTGTCTCACTTAAGGAACCTGATTGGGATCCCGCTGGCCCACGAACCGACGCAATGCCCCGCTATAATTGGCAAATGAGCGATTTTGCGCAGCAGCAGGGTGCGGAAGCAATTCTGACTGGAACAGGCTCAGATGAACTGTTTATGGCGACAAGATTCTTGACGGGTCGTTTGTTGCGCGATTTTCGATGTAGGGATATCTTCTATTACTGGTATGACTCGCTTCGTTACTTCGGCCCTCTTTTTGCGGCGGGAGAATGTCTGTCAGTGCTGTCGCGAGTGTTTTCTCATCGAAAGTCATTCAAGTACTATCAATCGTTGAGCTGGCCCGCAATTTGTAATCTTGCGCCAAGTCCAGTCTTGACAGACAAGTATATGTGTCACGTGAAGGAATGGTCTCTTCAGTGGCTTTTAGAACGATTTAAGCGATTTCCTAGCTATTCAGATTGGGCAGATGCTGAAGCATGGGACGGGTTGTATCCGATTGACGCTATCACACCCGCTGGAAGCATCCCGTTGCTGACGCCGTTCCTTAATGAAAGTTTTGTCGAATTTGCGATGAGGCTGCCACTGCACCAACGGTACTCTA
The sequence above is a segment of the Rubinisphaera margarita genome. Coding sequences within it:
- a CDS encoding asparagine synthase-related protein, whose protein sequence is MGPSEAIHVSPFAAPLFENAEGTRSYNPLDLIPSPPQFSLRRLALYFSAPSLEGEFAPECPWVGVKRLRPEPRASGVATLSSELFDRFRSSVRECLVDKERVLVSFSGGLDSLAALYHADLECSDRELLVAVTCLDDDVGGNSARTAARLLDAMNIARPLKVLSGCPVSLKEPDWDPAGPRTDAMPRYNWQMSDFAQQQGAEAILTGTGSDELFMATRFLTGRLLRDFRCRDIFYYWYDSLRYFGPLFAAGECLSVLSRVFSHRKSFKYYQSLSWPAICNLAPSPVLTDKYMCHVKEWSLQWLLERFKRFPSYSDWADAEAWDGLYPIDAITPAGSIPLLTPFLNESFVEFAMRLPLHQRYSSAGLTPYQRHKILVAKELLRPYPFKMLPFYKQGYGNALRRYWQSVFPDNGGLLADLGVIQRLSHQEYFEDCRVPRLIYSLHHWINGAIRAGGVPAESRAPDVGYVGGAGEDSN